CACCGCCATCGCCTGCGCGACGCCGCCGCCCAGCTCGTGGCCCACGACGCACGCGAAGTTGATCCCCAGCACGTCCAGCAGCTCGACGACGCGCTCCGCGTGCGCGCGGACGCCGAGGGGGCGGCCCTGCGGCCGGTCGCTGCGGCCGTAGCCCAGCAGGTCGACGACGACCACGCGGTGGCCGTCGAGCAGCGCCGTCGCGACGCGCGCCCACAGGTGCGACGAGCTGGGGAAGCCGTGCAGCAGCACGATCGGCTCGCCGCCGCCGCGCGTGCCGGCGGCGTAGTAGTACAGGCGCGCGCCGCCGACGTCGATGAACTCGCCTCGCATGCGTGCCGCCGCCTCAGGCCCGCTGCCGCGCGTGGGCCATCATCGCGGCGCGGGGGACACGCTCGCGTCCGGCACCACGAGCCCGCAGCAGCCGCAGTACCACCCGCCGGCGTCGGCGGCGGCGTCCACGTCCAGGCGTCCCAGCGAGGCACCGCAGCGCGGGCAGCGCGCCCGGGCGGGGCGCGGGGCGCGGTCGGGGGACGACGCGTCGTCGGAGCGGGAGGGTCGGTTCACGGGCGGGAAGATGCGGCGGTGCACGACGCGGCCACAAGCGGCGCCCCGGCAGGACGGGAACGCATGAGGGGCGGACCGGTCGACGACCGGCCCGCCCCTCCCGTGCACCAACCGTGCGTCAGGCGCCGCGACGCAGCGCCGCGCCCGGACGCACCGCCGCACCACCGAAGCGCGCCTTCGGACCGCGCACGCCGCGGTCGCCGCGCGCCTGCCCGCGCTGCGCCATGCGCTGCTTCAGCTCGCTCACGTTGCGGTCGAACGCCGCCTGCTGCGACGGCTCCAGGACCGTGCGCAGGTCGGCGAACTGCCGGTCGGTCAGCTGCTGCATGCGGGCGCGCAGCTGCTCGCGCTGCGCGCGCGTTGCGACGCGCGTGGCGCTGTCGGGGCGCTGCCGCTCACCGCGGGCGGCCGAGTCGGACCGCGCGCGCTTCGGCGCCATCGCGCGCGCCTCGCTGGCGAGCTCGCGGCGCTGCTCTGCGTAGCGCTGCTGGACCTCGCGCACGCGGGTGCGCTGGGCGTCGGTGAGGGTGATGTCGCGGAAGAGGAGGCCGGCGGCGCGACCCACACGGTCGCCAGCGGCCTGGGGCTGCTGCTGCGCGCCCCGGCGCGGCTGCGGGCGCTGCGCCGGTGCCTGGGCGGAGAGGACGGCGGCTCCGAGCGTGAGCGCGGTGCCGAGGGAGAGGGCGCGAAGGGCGAGTGAACGCATTGCGGACTGCTCCTGACCTGGTGAGACGGGTCGCAGGTCGGCACCACCCGACAGGGCGGCCCGGGTGCTGCGCCAGTCACGGCCCGTCATCGCGCCACTCGGGTACATCGCCGGGCGCGCACGGACCATGCACGTGAGGAGAGACGGCGGCCGCGGCTGGCCGTTAACCGCGCGCAGGCGTGGACGTTCTGGCGTCGCGCCGGAATTTCCGTAACTTGGCCTCCGCCGCCGGGTTCGCCGGCTCCATCGGGCCCCGGCGCGCGTCGCCCGACCCCGACCCCGAGCACGTGACCGCACCCGTCACTCCTCCGACGGACCCGTTCGACGCCCTGGACGAGGCGCCCGCCACGCTCGCCGCGAGCTCGCCGCCGGCCGCCGTGCGTCCGCCGCCGCCGTCCCCGGTGACCGTCCCGATGGGCTGGCTGCTCGACAAGGCGCC
This is a stretch of genomic DNA from Roseisolibacter agri. It encodes these proteins:
- a CDS encoding Spy/CpxP family protein refolding chaperone encodes the protein MRSLALRALSLGTALTLGAAVLSAQAPAQRPQPRRGAQQQPQAAGDRVGRAAGLLFRDITLTDAQRTRVREVQQRYAEQRRELASEARAMAPKRARSDSAARGERQRPDSATRVATRAQREQLRARMQQLTDRQFADLRTVLEPSQQAAFDRNVSELKQRMAQRGQARGDRGVRGPKARFGGAAVRPGAALRRGA